A single window of Thermococcus sp. DNA harbors:
- a CDS encoding ribose-phosphate diphosphokinase — protein sequence MFVVGSGARHLGDEMKRFSGDILEVEIMKFPDGEKYVRVLGSADEATVVQSTFKPQDEHLIELLLLGDALRERGAKRLRAVVPYLAYSRQDRVTKEGESISVRAVMKTIGLYYDELYVFDLHNPETLKFFPGRAVNVSPARAIAGYFKEKLGDGIVLAPDEGARERAKAVAERLGLEFSHFEKERISPTEVRMRPVDVNVTGKNVLIVDDIISTGGTMVKAATLLKEMGAGKVFVVATHGVFAEGAIERVSKAVDELAVTNTIPTPVSRISVVPDILSL from the coding sequence ATGTTCGTTGTGGGGAGCGGTGCTAGACACCTTGGGGATGAGATGAAGAGGTTTAGCGGGGATATCCTTGAGGTTGAGATCATGAAGTTCCCGGACGGTGAAAAATACGTCCGCGTTCTCGGTTCTGCCGATGAAGCAACTGTCGTGCAGTCAACTTTTAAACCACAGGACGAGCACCTTATTGAGCTCCTCCTTCTCGGTGATGCCCTCAGGGAGCGGGGTGCTAAGAGACTTCGGGCCGTGGTTCCATACCTTGCTTACTCCCGACAGGACAGGGTGACCAAGGAGGGAGAGTCGATAAGCGTTAGGGCCGTCATGAAGACCATTGGGCTCTACTACGACGAACTCTACGTCTTTGACCTTCATAATCCAGAGACGCTGAAGTTCTTCCCTGGCAGGGCTGTCAACGTTTCTCCTGCGAGGGCGATAGCGGGCTATTTCAAGGAGAAGCTCGGAGATGGTATCGTTCTCGCCCCAGACGAGGGTGCTAGGGAGAGAGCGAAAGCGGTTGCAGAGAGGCTTGGCCTTGAGTTCAGCCACTTTGAGAAGGAGAGAATCTCTCCGACTGAGGTCAGAATGAGGCCCGTTGATGTGAACGTCACTGGAAAGAACGTTCTCATAGTGGACGACATCATAAGCACTGGTGGCACGATGGTAAAGGCTGCAACCCTGCTGAAGGAGATGGGGGCTGGGAAGGTCTTTGTAGTTGCAACCCACGGCGTTTTCGCTGAGGGTGCGATAGAGAGGGTTAGCAAGGCAGTGGATGAGCTTGCGGTTACGAACACGATCCCAACGCCGGTTTCGAGGATAAGCGTGGTACCGGATATACTGAGTCTTTAG